The proteins below are encoded in one region of Campylobacter showae:
- a CDS encoding relaxase/mobilization nuclease domain-containing protein: MLVKFLPTYTGGGLGSINYLLNERRKAAGTARVIKGDENLTRAIIKGISFSQKTCFGVLSFEEKHDFLTEEQKLKIIKDFEHALLEDYMLERTNRLWVEHSDKNGRLELNFLIPKIDMPTGKSFNPYLAKFDQHRIDLIKRIINDEYNLSSPDDPAREQTISGNKKNIVHYQNLEELDKKLHELVREGYIKNRDHMIELLNQSGIEVTRSTKKSITVMLPNQKTKNRLKGGIYDANFTDAQGLGELSKSSSRRIREFHNRNPQEELKGNRQKLEELIRKRKKFNRQKFGIPPSRDNIEPEQEQKMDISTHSYDGTDNRNSGGISDALLCTGAANQESEIGYNQGAAGYFRRANEKDGDNGGMDDTASMETFRARSGWKDAVLYIGPSEQGDLRAKRQILHTYENGVEDDDIRRSIVQRKREFDADDQERKERTRIAEEGLDRKIREGVIEFAATSNRVSAVCQEFERRLQRCLIECFAKTKRYVRQLNDTFRRKIKTVGRRIAKFEGKI, from the coding sequence ATGCTAGTTAAATTTCTTCCTACATATACGGGCGGCGGTCTTGGGAGCATAAACTACCTTTTAAACGAAAGAAGAAAAGCGGCCGGAACGGCTAGGGTCATAAAGGGAGATGAAAATTTAACCAGAGCTATAATAAAAGGAATTAGCTTTAGTCAAAAAACGTGTTTCGGTGTTCTATCATTTGAAGAGAAACACGATTTTTTAACCGAGGAGCAAAAGCTAAAAATAATAAAAGATTTTGAGCACGCACTGCTTGAGGATTATATGCTAGAGAGAACGAACAGATTATGGGTCGAACATTCGGACAAGAACGGTCGGCTTGAGTTAAATTTCTTGATCCCAAAGATTGACATGCCGACAGGCAAATCATTTAATCCATACTTGGCAAAATTCGACCAGCATAGGATTGATCTGATCAAAAGAATAATTAACGATGAGTATAACCTTTCTAGCCCTGATGATCCCGCAAGAGAGCAAACTATATCGGGTAACAAGAAAAACATCGTGCACTATCAAAATTTAGAAGAACTTGATAAAAAGCTACACGAACTAGTAAGAGAGGGCTACATCAAAAATAGAGACCACATGATAGAGCTTCTTAACCAAAGCGGCATTGAAGTAACTAGATCGACAAAGAAAAGCATAACCGTAATGTTACCTAATCAAAAAACAAAAAATCGTCTCAAAGGAGGAATATACGATGCAAATTTCACAGACGCTCAAGGACTTGGAGAGCTCAGCAAAAGCTCAAGCAGAAGAATTCGAGAGTTCCATAATAGGAATCCACAAGAGGAGCTTAAAGGGAATAGGCAAAAACTTGAAGAGCTCATTAGAAAGCGAAAGAAATTCAATAGGCAAAAATTTGGAATCCCGCCTTCAAGAGATAATATCGAACCAGAACAAGAACAAAAGATGGATATTAGCACTCATAGCTACGACGGCACTGATAATAGGAATAGCGGCGGGATATCAGATGCGCTCTTATGCACTGGAGCCGCAAATCAAGAAAGCGAGATCGGATACAATCAAGGAGCTGCAGGTTATTTTAGACGAGCAAACGAAAAAGATGGAGACAATGGAGGTATGGACGATACCGCAAGCATGGAGACATTCCGAGCCAGAAGCGGATGGAAGGATGCGGTACTATATATCGGTCCCTCAGAGCAAGGAGATCTTCGAGCAAAACGACAAATACTACATACCTATGAGAACGGAGTAGAAGATGACGACATTAGAAGAAGCATTGTTCAGAGAAAACGAGAATTTGACGCAGATGATCAAGAGCGAAAGGAGCGAACACGAATCGCAGAAGAAGGCCTTGATAGAAAAATACGAGAAGGAGTTATCGAATTTGCGGCAACAAGCAACCGAGTTAGCGCAGTATGTCAAGAATTTGAGCGACGATTGCAACGATGCCTTATCGAATGCTTTGCAAAAACAAAAAGATATGTACGACAACTTAATGACACGTTTAGAAGAAAGATTAAGACGGTCGGAAGAAGAATTGCAAAATTTGAGGGTAAAATATGA
- a CDS encoding plasmid mobilization protein has product MRVLIAKVKFYMRCKVDMKNKKREITKNIIKKLRLTDAEWSAIEKKLKETGMTFSKFALSSMLSRRIRLPIERELLTELSKQGNNLNQIAARLNSGKSLDRVALRVLADTNAILCQIYEMLGK; this is encoded by the coding sequence ATGCGCGTTTTGATCGCAAAAGTAAAGTTTTATATGAGATGTAAAGTAGATATGAAAAACAAAAAACGCGAAATTACTAAAAACATAATCAAAAAACTAAGACTAACCGATGCCGAATGGTCGGCTATCGAAAAGAAGCTAAAAGAAACAGGGATGACCTTTTCAAAATTTGCCCTAAGTTCAATGCTGTCCAGGCGAATTAGACTTCCTATCGAAAGGGAGCTTTTGACCGAGCTATCCAAACAAGGAAACAACCTAAACCAGATAGCCGCCAGGCTAAATAGCGGCAAAAGTTTGGATCGAGTCGCTCTTAGAGTTCTCGCTGACACCAATGCTATCTTGTGTCAAATTTACGAAATGTTGGGCAAGTAA
- a CDS encoding site-specific integrase: MTHIKNRNGTYYYRSVLPLSTRKIFGVQREICFTLSTNSILKAKKSARIYDRYIYLITKAVDMKLDGKIIDSLVDSFMQAKVDKSIKEHSLYDKKIDVDFADALNRHFKEALQDNQIPKLLEPSVEILEKDIGPIDDEDRATATHALLEKNILSLNYLIAKLEKNANLTAKRLKFLSEQDSSRKFESKEIRSFQGDIGVLDEIGGLPLNRQGVKELIDTFTHAMVVAAQKEHGLNTQLGLVKTKADERETKDIMLGKKQNIVQSIRAGKETFGAGTLGNNIVEQYKIVPLASQIPTWSQNNIILRVAFDTFIQNTSKNEKWSKSTLELVNSVKNLLFKFFGEERSVSLISRDDLLKFRDILFKVPTKLNQKNKYKGKNLEQILHLGKNDSKLSEVTVQKYMIRVAQFFNYSYDSGYIGKSITNNINVKIEIDPTDRKVLPYSKEEAQTIFKIVQDFKNTNRSPSKRINANDLYYITMIAAYSGMRINEITQLRYKDIVKRNGILCFNINREEGKTTKNTNSIRVVPIHSKLLELGLIEFIDTRKNGKTIFGVNNKIFSEIFRNQIQRKRICKDKEKTFYSFRHYFIDYLVQREVETNVIAQIVGHEKQYKILLNTYAKPINPDILKAKIEMVEYDKD; encoded by the coding sequence ATGACGCATATTAAAAATCGCAACGGAACATACTACTATAGAAGCGTTCTGCCTCTTAGCACGAGGAAAATCTTCGGAGTTCAAAGAGAAATTTGCTTTACGCTAAGTACAAACTCCATACTAAAAGCTAAAAAATCTGCTAGAATTTATGATAGATACATTTATCTAATAACCAAGGCGGTGGACATGAAGTTGGACGGCAAGATAATCGACTCTCTCGTGGATAGCTTCATGCAGGCAAAGGTCGATAAAAGTATAAAAGAGCACTCTTTATACGATAAAAAGATAGACGTCGACTTTGCCGATGCTCTAAATAGGCATTTTAAAGAAGCCTTGCAAGATAATCAAATACCCAAACTTCTAGAGCCTAGCGTGGAAATTTTAGAAAAAGATATCGGCCCGATCGATGATGAGGATAGGGCTACGGCAACTCACGCTTTGCTTGAAAAAAATATCCTTTCTCTTAATTATCTAATCGCAAAACTTGAGAAAAACGCAAACCTTACGGCCAAAAGATTAAAATTTTTAAGCGAGCAAGATAGTAGCCGTAAATTTGAAAGTAAAGAAATACGAAGCTTTCAAGGCGATATCGGCGTTCTTGACGAAATCGGCGGATTGCCGCTTAATAGGCAAGGGGTTAAAGAGCTTATAGATACTTTTACTCACGCTATGGTCGTAGCTGCCCAAAAAGAACACGGACTAAATACGCAGCTAGGGCTAGTAAAAACTAAAGCCGATGAAAGAGAGACAAAAGATATTATGCTTGGTAAAAAGCAAAATATCGTGCAATCTATACGCGCAGGCAAAGAAACTTTCGGCGCGGGAACTCTAGGTAATAATATAGTAGAACAATATAAGATAGTCCCGCTTGCTAGCCAAATACCAACCTGGTCGCAAAACAATATAATATTGCGCGTTGCATTCGATACCTTCATACAAAACACGAGTAAAAACGAAAAATGGTCTAAAAGCACGTTAGAGCTAGTAAATAGCGTTAAAAATTTGCTCTTTAAATTCTTCGGCGAGGAAAGGAGCGTGTCTCTTATATCAAGAGATGATTTATTAAAATTTCGCGATATTTTATTTAAAGTGCCAACTAAGCTAAATCAAAAAAACAAGTATAAGGGTAAAAATTTAGAGCAGATACTGCATCTGGGTAAAAACGATAGCAAGCTATCGGAAGTAACCGTACAAAAATATATGATAAGGGTGGCTCAATTTTTTAATTACAGTTACGATAGCGGCTATATAGGTAAAAGCATTACGAATAATATTAACGTAAAAATAGAAATAGACCCTACGGATCGTAAGGTATTGCCTTACAGTAAAGAAGAAGCGCAAACTATCTTTAAGATAGTTCAAGATTTTAAAAATACCAATAGATCTCCAAGCAAGCGAATAAACGCTAACGATCTTTATTATATTACGATGATAGCAGCATATAGCGGGATGAGGATAAACGAAATAACTCAGCTAAGATACAAAGATATAGTAAAGCGTAACGGAATACTTTGCTTTAATATAAACAGAGAAGAGGGTAAAACCACTAAAAATACTAATTCTATAAGGGTGGTGCCTATTCATTCCAAGCTGCTTGAGCTTGGCTTAATAGAATTTATTGATACTAGAAAAAACGGCAAGACGATATTTGGCGTAAATAATAAAATCTTTTCTGAAATTTTTAGAAACCAAATTCAGCGCAAACGTATTTGTAAGGATAAAGAAAAAACTTTTTATTCGTTTAGGCACTATTTTATAGATTACTTAGTGCAGCGAGAGGTTGAGACAAACGTTATAGCCCAGATAGTAGGCCATGAAAAGCAGTACAAAATTTTACTTAACACTTACGCTAAGCCGATCAACCCAGATATATTAAAAGCTAAGATTGAAATGGTTGAGTATGACAAGGACTAG